In the Blautia coccoides genome, GAATAGGGGATGTATTTCTGACCGCCGAATCCGGGATTTACTGTCATAAGAAGGACCATATCCACCAATTCCAGCACTTGTTCCACTGCCACAAGAGGAGTCGCCGGGTTCAGGGCAACGCCGACTTTCATACCGGCCTCACGGATACAGTTCAGTGTCCTGTCCAGATGCGGGCATGCCTCAGCATGTACGGTAAGCATATCAGCACCAGCTTTTTTGAACTCTTCAATATAACGCTCCGGATCCTGTACCATCAGATGCACATCAAAGAACAGACTGCTTTTTTTTCTGATAGATGCGATGACCGGCATCCCAAGGGAAATACTGGGTACAAAATTCCCGTCCATAACGTCAATATGAAGCCAGTTTACCCCGGCCTTTTCCACCTGGCTTATCTGTTCCCCCAGACACGCAAAATCTGCTGCCAGAATGGAGGGCGATAGTTCGTATCTCATCCTCAATACCTCCTCTTGTCTGCAAGCTCCCGGTAAAGCTCCAGATAGCTTTCATATCGTTCTTTTGGGATTTCTCCCGCCTCAAGCGCTGCTTTTACACTGCATCCAGGTTCATGGGTGTGGGTACAGCCCTGGAAACGGCAGGTTCCCTCATATTTAACAAACTCCCTGAAATAGTGGCGCAGCTCTTCTTTATCCATATCCTCCACATAAAAAGAAGTAAATCCCGGTGTATCCAGAAGATACGTATCAGGCTCTACCTCAATGATCTGGGAATGTCTTGTGGTATGGCGTCCTCTGCCCAGCTTTTTGCTGATTTCTCCGGTTTCCATCACCACTCCCTGCTGCAGGAGATTTGTGAGGGAAGATTTTCCCACACCGGAGGGGCCTGCCACGGTTGTGGTCCTGCCACGCAGAATTTCCTTCAGCTCATCCAGTCCCTCTTTCCGGGCAGCGCTGGTCATCAATACCCGGTAGCCGCAGGAGGTGTAAATTTCCAGCATTCTGTCTGCCTCCCCGGAATCAGCCAGGTCCTGCTTGTTAAAACAGATGACCACGGGAATTTCCTGGCGCTCCATGATAACCAAAAAGCGGTCCAGCAAAGAGAAGTTTGGTTTCGGCTCCCTGGCAGCAAATATGACCAGTGCCTGATCCACATTGGCCACCGCCGGACGGATCAACTCATTCTTTCTAGGAAGGATATCCACTACATTTCCCAGCTTTTCCTCTTCACTCAGGACCTCAATCTCTACATTGTCCCCCACAAGGGGTTTGATCTTCTCCTTGCGGAATATTCCTTTTGCCTTACATTCATAAATTCCGGATCCTACTGCTTTTACGTAGTAGAATCCGGCAATTCCTTTGATAATCTTTCCCTGCATTAATCTACCTTCTGGAATGTTACATCATACTGGTCAATGATCTGATAGCTGTCGCCAATCCATTCATAGAGACCTACTGTACCGGTAGTGATTCCCGGGTGTCCCGTAAGATCGCTGATAGACAGCGGAAACTCTGGATTTTCCACTTCCATGGACTGATCAGAATAGGTGTTACCCTGGTCATCTGTCTGAACCAGCTCTATCTTGACTTTGCCGCCCTGATAGCTTGCAGGCTGTCCCAGTGCCTGGCCTTCAGCTTTCCAGGTTCCTCCTTCACCCGTAGGTGTTTCACCGGAGGCATCCTCACTTCTCACATATATGGTCACTGTAGTACCTGCATCCACTCTCGTTCCCGCAGCTACACTCTGGTCATACACTTCACCTACGTCCACAGTCTGGTCAGAACCAGTCTGTACCACCGGCACAAGACCGGCATCAGAAAGAGCTGTCTTGGCATCTGCTTCGGCCCATCCGCGCACATCCGGGACTCTTGCTGCCGTATCGCCTTCACCGATACTGATGGTCAGCGTCACTGTGGTGCCTGACTTCACGGAGGTTCCTGCCGCCGGGTCTGTGGAAATAACATTTCCGATGCTCACAGAACTGCTGTTTGCCTTATTGATCTGTGTCTGCAATCCCAGCTCTTTTAAAGTTGCCTCTGCTGATGTTTGGGTTTCGTTCTCCAGGTCTGGAATCTCCACTTCCTGGGTTCCTGTACTGATATAACATACGATTTCCGTATGGGGGTCTACTTTTGTTCCCGCCTCTGTTTCCTGACGGACGATCTTTCCGGCCTCCACTGTGTCGGAGGGTTCCTCTCCGCCTTTTTTGTAGCCCAGCTTCAGGTTGTTAAGGGCGGTACGTGCTTCATCCGGTGTACTGTTTGTCAGATCCGGAACTTCAACTTTTTCGCTGTTTTCTTTATCGGAGTTATCCGTATTTTCAACCTTTTTATCATTGTCTTTATCCTTGCCGCCAAATTTCAAACCGCCGGATGCAAACACAATAAAATATACCAGGATACAGATGATGATCGCTCCCACGATCAGTCCGCCGATGGTCATGGCCTTTTCAAGCTTTGTGCTGATCCCTTTGCCGTTGTCATCGTCATCCTCGTCATCATCCTCATCGTCGTCATAGCCGTAATCGTCGTCATCCTCATCCTCGTCATCATCGCTGTAACGGCCGGAGCCGGACGGAGTATAGGCCGCATTCTTGATCTCCTTCATCTCATCCGGTGAGATGACTACAGTCTGTGCATGATTGCTCAGAGGAGCCAGATTGACAAAGCTTCCGTTTGGATCTATCAGGGAATGCTTCAGGTCATTGATCAGCTCAGCCAGCGTGCTGTAACGTCTGTCCGGGCTTTTCTGTGTACATTTTAAAATGATCTCCTCCAGGCTGTGGGGAAGCTCAGGCACAAATTCGGAAGGGGGGATCATTTCATCCTGCAGATGCTTGATGGCGATCGCCACAGTGGTATCCCCGTCAAAGGGAACTTTGCCTGTGACCATTTCATACATGGTGATACCCAGGGAATAAATGTCACTCTTATAATCACTGTAACCGCCGCGCACCTGCTCCGGTGAACTGTAGTGTACAGAACCCATAGCGTTGGTGCTGATGGTGTTGGAGGATGCGGCTCTGGCAATACCAAAGTCCGTCACCTTCACTTTGCCGTCTGTAGAAATAATAATATTCTGGGGCTTAATATCCCTGTGCACAATATTTCTGTTGTGAGCAGCTTCCAGTCCCATTGCCACCTGGATCGCAATACTGGTTGCCTCTTTTACGGTCAGTTTGCCTTTTTTGGAGATGTATTCTTTTAAAGTAATACCTTCCACCAGTTCCATAACAATATAATTGATCCCCTGGTCCTCTCCAACGTCAAATACATTTACAATATTGGGATGGGCAAGTCCGGCTGCTGCCTGGGCTTCCCTCTGAAACTTTTTAATGAAGTTCGTGTCAGCGCTGAATTCCGGCTTCAGAACTTTCATGGCTACAAAACGGTTTAAT is a window encoding:
- the rpe gene encoding ribulose-phosphate 3-epimerase; amino-acid sequence: MRYELSPSILAADFACLGEQISQVEKAGVNWLHIDVMDGNFVPSISLGMPVIASIRKKSSLFFDVHLMVQDPERYIEEFKKAGADMLTVHAEACPHLDRTLNCIREAGMKVGVALNPATPLVAVEQVLELVDMVLLMTVNPGFGGQKYIPYSADKIQRLRKMLNDRGLTADIQVDGGISAKTIDQVLEAGANILVAGSAVFGGDILANTKALTEKIEEFRNRQ
- the rsgA gene encoding ribosome small subunit-dependent GTPase A; its protein translation is MQGKIIKGIAGFYYVKAVGSGIYECKAKGIFRKEKIKPLVGDNVEIEVLSEEEKLGNVVDILPRKNELIRPAVANVDQALVIFAAREPKPNFSLLDRFLVIMERQEIPVVICFNKQDLADSGEADRMLEIYTSCGYRVLMTSAARKEGLDELKEILRGRTTTVAGPSGVGKSSLTNLLQQGVVMETGEISKKLGRGRHTTRHSQIIEVEPDTYLLDTPGFTSFYVEDMDKEELRHYFREFVKYEGTCRFQGCTHTHEPGCSVKAALEAGEIPKERYESYLELYRELADKRRY
- the pknB gene encoding Stk1 family PASTA domain-containing Ser/Thr kinase, producing the protein MLNVGVIVGERYEIAGRVGSGGMADVYKAKDHKLNRFVAMKVLKPEFSADTNFIKKFQREAQAAAGLAHPNIVNVFDVGEDQGINYIVMELVEGITLKEYISKKGKLTVKEATSIAIQVAMGLEAAHNRNIVHRDIKPQNIIISTDGKVKVTDFGIARAASSNTISTNAMGSVHYSSPEQVRGGYSDYKSDIYSLGITMYEMVTGKVPFDGDTTVAIAIKHLQDEMIPPSEFVPELPHSLEEIILKCTQKSPDRRYSTLAELINDLKHSLIDPNGSFVNLAPLSNHAQTVVISPDEMKEIKNAAYTPSGSGRYSDDDEDEDDDDYGYDDDEDDDEDDDDNGKGISTKLEKAMTIGGLIVGAIIICILVYFIVFASGGLKFGGKDKDNDKKVENTDNSDKENSEKVEVPDLTNSTPDEARTALNNLKLGYKKGGEEPSDTVEAGKIVRQETEAGTKVDPHTEIVCYISTGTQEVEIPDLENETQTSAEATLKELGLQTQINKANSSSVSIGNVISTDPAAGTSVKSGTTVTLTISIGEGDTAARVPDVRGWAEADAKTALSDAGLVPVVQTGSDQTVDVGEVYDQSVAAGTRVDAGTTVTIYVRSEDASGETPTGEGGTWKAEGQALGQPASYQGGKVKIELVQTDDQGNTYSDQSMEVENPEFPLSISDLTGHPGITTGTVGLYEWIGDSYQIIDQYDVTFQKVD